From a region of the Tiliqua scincoides isolate rTilSci1 chromosome 4, rTilSci1.hap2, whole genome shotgun sequence genome:
- the BCL10 gene encoding B-cell lymphoma/leukemia 10 — MAESGVAAAGRPLTDDEMAEVKKEVLERLRRYLCDKIIAERHFDYLRSKKILSREDTEEISCRTSSRKKAGKLLDYLAEHPKGLDALIESIRCERTQNFLLEKITDAVLKAKNEKLEALKGLNCSNCMGSACEQTNNLSRSQSNESNLFEKRKDQETTCLHRPEGYSTSPFVSAASLCSMNLPITEVGNVDNSVFSATLPGPGDSGAPALPPQLQNDPEETSTTSSDNAFLPLRSRSLLPQ; from the exons ATGGCGGAGTCCGGAGTCGCCGCTGCGGGGCGGCCGCTCACCGACGACGAGATGGCGGAGGTGAAGAAGGAA GTTTTAGAACGGCTGCGTCGCTATCTGTGTGACAAAATAATTGCAGAAAGACACTTTGATTATCTTCGTTCAAAGAAAATACTCAGTAGAGAGGACACTGAAGAAATCTCTTGTCGAACCTCAAGTAGAAAAAAAGCTGGGAAGCTCCTAGATTACTTAGCAGAACATCCTAAAGGACTAGATGCCTTGATAGAATCTATTAGATGTGAAAGAACACAGAATTTTCTTCTGGAAAAGATAACTGATGCAGTCTTGAAAGCAAAAAATGAAAAACTGGAAGCTCTTAAAG GATTGAACTGCAGCAACTGCATGGGTTCAGCATGTGAGCAAACAAACAATCTCTCTAGGTCCCAGTCAAATGAATCTAATTTATTTGAAAAACGAAAAGACCAAGAAACCACATGCCTTCACCGGCCAGAGGGATATAGTACATCTCCTTTTGTATCTGCTGCTTCTCTTTGTTCAATGAATTTACCTATTACAGAGGTTGGAAATGTAGATAACTCAGTTTTCTCTGCTACACTTCCTGGACCTGGAGACTCTGGAGCACCAGCTCTTCCGCCACAATTACAGAATGATCCGGAGGAGACAAGTACTACCTCAAGTGACAATGCCTTTCTGCCTTTAAGATCCCGCTCACTTCTTCCGCAGTGA